A part of Gramella sp. MAR_2010_147 genomic DNA contains:
- a CDS encoding YtxH domain-containing protein produces the protein MASTGNTLLALITGAAIGAGVGLLYAPDSGEKTRKKLKKDAQKAQDNLNKRYHETSSNLSEKAKKARMDFEVRLEETLSSASHKADDILSAMENKLEELRKQNAKLQKDKQGKSTGNSPDKAVV, from the coding sequence ATGGCAAGTACAGGAAATACACTTTTAGCATTAATAACAGGAGCGGCGATCGGTGCCGGAGTTGGATTACTTTATGCTCCGGATAGCGGCGAAAAAACAAGAAAGAAACTAAAAAAGGATGCTCAAAAGGCTCAGGATAACCTAAACAAACGTTACCACGAAACAAGTTCAAACCTAAGTGAGAAAGCTAAGAAAGCAAGAATGGATTTTGAGGTAAGACTTGAAGAAACTTTATCTTCAGCAAGTCATAAAGCAGATGATATTTTATCTGCAATGGAAAATAAACTTGAGGAATTAAGAAAACAAAATGCTAAATTGCAAAAAGATAAACAAGGCAAGTCTACTGGAAATTCACCAGACAAAGCTGTAGTATAA